A segment of the Oleidesulfovibrio alaskensis DSM 16109 genome:
CGTGCCCCGCCCCAAAAGCCGGGTTCCCAGACCGTGGCATACCGCTGCAGGATGCAGGCTGTCCGCATCGCCTCCCAGCCGGTACCCCCGCCTGGTCATGGCCTCCACAGGGTACCCTGCGTCGCGGATAAGCCGCATGTGCTTGGAAACGGCAGCACGCGACATTCCCAGAATCCGGCTCAGTTCCTCACCGGAAACCCAGTTGCCGTCATGCTTTCGCAGCACTTCCAGTATGGCACCGCGTACAGCGCCGCCTTTTCCCTGTTCCTGAAAAGCCAATTGTAAACCCATTTGAACTTAAAAAGTTGACAATAAGCCGTCACGCAGGCTAGGAGTCGGCCGTTGACCGCGCCGGGCGGTCTTTCCTGACATGCTGCCACGCTGCAAGGATACACGCCCATGACCATAAACCCTGACGACCTGTGCCGCCGCATTATGGCGGACCCTGAAGCCTGTGCCACGGAAGATGAGGCACTGCGGCTTCTGGAACTGCCCGCCGAGCAGACTCTGCCGCTTATCGCCTGTGCCCAGCGCATACGCACGGCACATGCCGGACCGGCGTTCACCTGTGCCATTGTCAACGCCCGTTCCGGACGCTGCCCCGAAAACTGTTCATTCTGCGCACAGTCGGCCCATTATGCCACAGGTGCGCCCGAACACCCCATGCTGAACACCGCCGCACTGGTGGAGCACGCCCTGAAGCTGGCCGACGCCGGTGCGGACAGATTCGGCATTGTGACCAGCGGCACACGCCCCGCCCCCCGCGAACTGGAAACAGTATGCGAAGCCGTGGTCCGCATACGGGCGCGCACGCACCTTTCGCCCTGCGCATCACTGGGCCAGCTCAGCCCGCAGGCAGCTGCAATGCTGCGGCAGGCGGGACTGGAGCGCTACCACCATAATCTGGAAACCGCACGCAGTTTCTTTGCATCGGTATGCACAACGCATGACTACGACGAAGACATATATACCGTCAAACTGGCGCGCGAGGCCGGACTGGCTGTGTGCTGCGGAGGCATACTGGGGCTGGGCGAAAGCCGCGCGCAACGGGCGGAGCTTTCCGGTCAGATAAAACGGTGCAGGGCAGATTCGGTGCCGGTCAACCTGCTGACCCCTGTGGCAGGCACGCCGCTGGAGCGCATGGATCCGCTGCCGCCGTTTGAAGCGCTGCGCACCATAGCCGTATTCAGATTCATGCATCCGCAGGCCGACATACTGGTGGCCGGAGGCCGCGAACATGTGCTGGGCGAATACCGTTCGTGGACATTCATCAGCGGCGCCAACGGGCTGATGGTGGGCAATTATCTGACAACCGCGGGCCGCAGCACCGCTGACGACTACACCATG
Coding sequences within it:
- the bioB gene encoding biotin synthase BioB; its protein translation is MTINPDDLCRRIMADPEACATEDEALRLLELPAEQTLPLIACAQRIRTAHAGPAFTCAIVNARSGRCPENCSFCAQSAHYATGAPEHPMLNTAALVEHALKLADAGADRFGIVTSGTRPAPRELETVCEAVVRIRARTHLSPCASLGQLSPQAAAMLRQAGLERYHHNLETARSFFASVCTTHDYDEDIYTVKLAREAGLAVCCGGILGLGESRAQRAELSGQIKRCRADSVPVNLLTPVAGTPLERMDPLPPFEALRTIAVFRFMHPQADILVAGGREHVLGEYRSWTFISGANGLMVGNYLTTAGRSTADDYTMLRHMGVLR